A single window of Granulicella sibirica DNA harbors:
- a CDS encoding lysylphosphatidylglycerol synthase transmembrane domain-containing protein — translation MSTVSSSKLLKTVPGFLISAFFLWYTFKGISPAQFRSLRIVSPVWILGLVGFGIVSYTLRCVRWHRMMRSTGASLLTCSRVFMTSLAANNILPLRIGDIMRIFTYAPDLNTTPSVIMSTILLEKLLDIFVLVSLFTLFLGPNASPHSRLLAHGLMAFSVIGLAVLLLGARTLDAPLRRLFTRLPKKPIIEKLEHWVLLALECIRNIGVAGSLLLLVQSIIIWSCEGLQFYSAARILGVQSSPIGPWQAVSTANFAFLIPSSPGGIGPFEWATQTAMVSHGADPSQAALYALALHVWMLITITGVGGAMFLAHRIRNTMRKPLLEEIETLPAEMP, via the coding sequence ATGAGCACAGTCTCTTCAAGCAAGCTCCTCAAAACCGTTCCCGGTTTCCTCATCAGCGCCTTCTTCCTCTGGTACACCTTCAAGGGCATCTCTCCCGCGCAGTTCCGATCCCTTCGTATTGTCTCCCCGGTCTGGATACTGGGACTCGTTGGCTTCGGCATCGTGAGCTACACCCTCCGCTGTGTCCGCTGGCACCGTATGATGCGGTCCACCGGCGCAAGCCTCCTCACCTGCTCCCGCGTCTTCATGACCTCGCTTGCCGCCAACAACATCCTGCCCCTCCGCATCGGCGACATCATGCGCATCTTCACCTACGCGCCCGACCTCAACACCACGCCGTCGGTCATCATGTCGACCATCCTCCTGGAAAAGCTCCTCGACATCTTCGTTCTCGTCTCGCTCTTCACCCTCTTCCTCGGCCCCAACGCCTCCCCGCACTCGCGCCTCCTCGCCCACGGCCTGATGGCCTTCTCGGTCATCGGCCTCGCCGTCCTGCTCCTTGGAGCACGCACCCTCGACGCCCCGCTCCGCCGCCTCTTCACCCGCTTGCCGAAGAAGCCCATCATCGAGAAGCTCGAGCACTGGGTCCTGCTCGCCCTCGAGTGCATCCGCAACATCGGCGTCGCCGGCTCTCTTCTGCTGCTCGTCCAGTCCATCATCATCTGGAGTTGCGAAGGCCTCCAGTTCTACTCCGCCGCCCGCATCCTCGGCGTCCAGTCCAGCCCCATCGGCCCATGGCAGGCCGTCTCGACCGCCAACTTCGCCTTTCTCATCCCAAGCTCTCCCGGCGGCATCGGTCCGTTCGAGTGGGCCACACAGACAGCCATGGTCAGCCACGGAGCTGATCCTTCCCAGGCTGCTCTCTACGCCCTCGCCCTCCACGTCTGGATGCTCATCACCATCACCGGCGTCGGCGGAGCCATGTTCCTCGCCCATCGCATCCGAAACACCATGCGTAAGCCGCTTCTCGAGGAGATCGAAACCCTCCCCGCCGAGATGCCATAA
- a CDS encoding DUF3857 domain-containing transglutaminase family protein, with translation MGDKHDRKIQQSFTRFFILLALGSALLPTVSFARTEPVPPWVTEAAHQTLPNYPAETNAVVLLDETTYSVAANGTAIEHRRRVLKILRPGGREEAVVAVPFDKDTQIRSLKVWSIGPDGHEYTLKPEEIVDYGYPGQGSLFQDDKLRIAKAPGRDPGGVVAYEYEQTVRPYLTEKTWNFQESIPKLHQSFILELPPGFTYGTVWAHHLQSTAIDLEHQHFRWDLKDTPGIDLEHIPMAPAEYALAGRMTIHYAGPGLTAPTTDSWRTIGEWYQQLSRDRLTPTPEIAAKAKELTAGKTDFYDKTEAIGEFVQRQIRYFVIEVGIGGYQPHPAADIFRNRYGDCKDKATLVSAMLSSVGIHSALMMVDTARGVVDPEAPSLMGNHMIAAIEIPEAYNSPSLRSVVTAKNGHRYLIFDPTWEMTPFGQLEHNLQGGYGVLLEGPDTQAIQLPILAPERNTVRRNATFELTPEGTLQGTVTEKRFGDVSERRRTVYTTGDAQEQSRYLDHALTQDLAAFSVSDVKVADAMSLNKDFTLTYALSADHFARRMGSLLMVRPRVLGSDAFPLDRKPRHIPIDLRETMQNVDAYDIKLPPGYTIDELPEPVKLDVGFASYESRSTLQGDTLHYTRTYTVRQVTLPPDLYPDLQRLDGVIEADEQNSAVLTRK, from the coding sequence ATGGGCGATAAGCACGACCGGAAGATCCAGCAGAGCTTCACCAGATTCTTCATTCTCCTTGCCCTCGGTTCCGCTCTCCTGCCGACGGTGTCGTTCGCCAGGACAGAACCCGTGCCACCGTGGGTGACGGAGGCCGCCCATCAGACTCTCCCCAATTACCCCGCTGAGACCAACGCCGTCGTCCTCCTCGACGAGACCACCTACTCGGTCGCTGCCAACGGCACCGCTATCGAGCATCGTCGTCGTGTCCTCAAGATCCTCCGCCCTGGTGGCCGGGAGGAGGCCGTTGTAGCGGTGCCGTTCGACAAGGACACCCAGATCCGCTCTCTCAAGGTCTGGAGCATCGGTCCTGACGGCCACGAATACACCCTCAAGCCCGAAGAAATCGTCGACTACGGCTACCCAGGGCAGGGAAGCCTCTTCCAGGACGACAAGCTCCGCATCGCCAAGGCGCCTGGTCGCGATCCCGGTGGTGTTGTCGCGTATGAGTACGAGCAGACTGTCCGCCCCTACCTCACCGAGAAGACCTGGAACTTTCAGGAGTCCATCCCGAAGCTCCACCAGAGCTTCATCCTCGAACTTCCTCCCGGCTTCACCTACGGCACCGTCTGGGCTCACCACCTCCAGTCCACCGCGATCGATCTCGAACATCAGCACTTCCGCTGGGACCTCAAAGACACCCCCGGCATCGACCTCGAACACATCCCGATGGCCCCCGCCGAGTACGCCCTCGCCGGCCGTATGACCATCCACTACGCCGGCCCCGGCCTCACCGCTCCAACGACCGATTCCTGGCGCACCATCGGCGAGTGGTACCAGCAGCTGTCCCGCGACCGCCTCACCCCCACCCCCGAGATCGCCGCGAAGGCCAAAGAACTCACCGCGGGCAAGACCGACTTTTACGACAAGACCGAAGCCATCGGCGAGTTCGTCCAGCGACAGATCCGCTACTTCGTCATCGAGGTCGGCATCGGCGGCTACCAGCCCCACCCCGCCGCCGACATCTTCCGCAACCGCTACGGCGACTGCAAGGACAAGGCCACCCTTGTCTCGGCGATGCTCTCCTCGGTCGGCATCCACTCCGCCCTCATGATGGTCGACACGGCGCGGGGCGTCGTCGATCCGGAAGCACCATCCCTCATGGGCAATCACATGATCGCGGCCATTGAGATTCCCGAAGCCTACAATTCCCCATCCTTACGTTCCGTCGTCACAGCGAAGAACGGCCACCGCTACCTCATCTTCGATCCCACCTGGGAGATGACTCCCTTCGGCCAGCTCGAACACAACCTGCAAGGCGGCTACGGCGTCCTCCTCGAAGGCCCCGACACCCAGGCGATTCAACTCCCCATCCTCGCGCCCGAGCGCAACACTGTCCGCCGCAACGCCACTTTTGAGCTCACCCCCGAGGGCACACTCCAGGGCACCGTCACCGAGAAGCGTTTCGGCGACGTCTCCGAGCGCCGCCGTACCGTCTACACCACCGGCGACGCGCAGGAGCAGTCCAGGTACCTCGATCACGCCCTCACGCAAGACCTCGCCGCCTTTTCCGTCTCCGACGTCAAGGTCGCCGATGCCATGTCCCTCAATAAGGACTTCACGCTCACCTACGCTCTCTCTGCCGACCACTTCGCCCGCCGCATGGGCTCGCTCCTGATGGTTCGGCCCCGCGTCCTCGGCTCCGACGCCTTCCCCCTCGATCGCAAGCCCCGCCACATCCCCATCGACCTCCGCGAGACCATGCAGAACGTCGACGCCTACGACATCAAGCTTCCCCCCGGCTACACCATCGACGAACTCCCCGAGCCCGTCAAGCTCGATGTGGGCTTCGCCTCGTACGAGAGCCGCAGCACCCTTCAGGGCGACACCCTCCACTACACCCGCACTTACACCGTCCGCCAGGTCACCCTCCCGCCCGACCTCTACCCCGACCTCCAGCGTCTCGACGGAGTCATCGAAGCCGACGAGCAGAACAGCGCCGTGCTCACCCGCAAGTAG
- a CDS encoding DUF6798 domain-containing protein, translating to MLGRLYRLAGLAEGVSEVRVLYAEGSVCDTEGVPVSLTETNSEQDGGWAAAGWVTVLTLVGIGILGYHPYSEDGALYVAEVKHALNPALYPHGTAFVTGHLGLPCFALGVTGLVKLTGLALPMVLFLLYAACIWGMLFGVWQLAANCYESRQARLGATGLVAVWLTMPVAGTSLLLMDPYVTARSVSLAMTLLGMAGLVGFCRRRSEGVTRWELLAWGLGAFGVAALAHPLMAFYGLVATSMLRCVTIGRPGLRVSVVWIVSIVMVTAAAMAQVLAPAETANYVRVASTRPYWFLAEWRWFEWFGLAAPLAILAWVGWGPGRRWTSRDRVRQGLGRMAVAVGSLAVLIAIAFARQGARVHPVAKLQPLRSFQIVYVVMLIVLGAALGQFALRRSFARWVGALVVLGGIMVVVERMTYPNSGHLELPGLTPSNEWEQVFLWVKQNTPEDSLFALDPDYVGEEGEDTQGFRAIAERSVLPDYSKDGGIAAIRSGLTEDWVAGQAVQARLSEESDAERVAALGPAGVTWIVLGRGAVTGFACPFENGRAKVCRVPGAVENPEGPTLATMKRREDGASDLRQ from the coding sequence ATGCTTGGTCGATTGTACCGTCTTGCAGGGCTGGCCGAGGGAGTTTCCGAGGTCCGCGTCCTCTACGCCGAAGGCAGCGTCTGTGACACAGAGGGAGTTCCAGTTTCTTTGACCGAGACAAACAGCGAACAGGACGGTGGATGGGCGGCAGCGGGATGGGTAACGGTGCTGACGCTCGTGGGCATCGGGATCCTGGGGTACCACCCGTATTCAGAAGATGGCGCGCTGTACGTCGCGGAGGTCAAGCACGCGCTGAACCCAGCGCTGTATCCCCATGGAACGGCGTTCGTGACGGGACATCTTGGGCTTCCCTGCTTCGCGCTCGGAGTGACCGGGCTGGTGAAGCTGACAGGGCTTGCTCTTCCGATGGTGTTGTTCCTGCTGTATGCCGCCTGCATCTGGGGAATGCTGTTTGGCGTATGGCAACTGGCGGCGAACTGCTATGAGAGCAGACAGGCAAGGCTCGGGGCGACGGGACTGGTAGCGGTCTGGCTGACGATGCCGGTGGCGGGGACTTCCCTTCTGCTGATGGATCCGTATGTGACGGCGCGGAGTGTGTCGCTGGCGATGACGCTGCTTGGGATGGCGGGGCTGGTGGGCTTTTGCCGCAGGCGGTCCGAGGGAGTGACGCGGTGGGAGCTTCTGGCGTGGGGACTGGGGGCATTCGGAGTGGCGGCGCTGGCGCATCCGCTGATGGCGTTTTACGGGCTGGTGGCGACTTCGATGCTGCGCTGCGTGACGATCGGACGCCCGGGTCTTCGGGTGAGCGTGGTGTGGATCGTCTCGATCGTGATGGTGACCGCGGCTGCAATGGCCCAGGTGCTGGCTCCGGCGGAGACGGCGAACTATGTGCGTGTGGCTTCGACGCGACCCTACTGGTTCCTGGCGGAGTGGAGGTGGTTCGAGTGGTTTGGGCTGGCGGCGCCGCTGGCGATTCTGGCGTGGGTGGGCTGGGGGCCGGGGCGTCGCTGGACCTCGCGGGACAGAGTGCGGCAAGGGCTTGGGCGGATGGCGGTGGCGGTTGGGAGTCTCGCGGTGCTGATCGCGATTGCATTCGCGCGGCAGGGGGCGCGGGTTCATCCGGTGGCGAAACTTCAGCCATTGCGGAGCTTTCAGATTGTGTACGTGGTGATGCTGATCGTGCTGGGCGCGGCGCTGGGACAGTTTGCACTGCGGAGGTCGTTCGCGCGGTGGGTGGGGGCGCTCGTGGTTCTTGGGGGAATCATGGTCGTGGTGGAGAGGATGACGTATCCAAACTCGGGCCATCTCGAGCTTCCGGGGCTGACTCCGAGCAATGAGTGGGAGCAGGTGTTTCTGTGGGTGAAGCAAAATACGCCGGAGGATTCGCTGTTCGCGCTCGATCCGGACTATGTGGGTGAGGAGGGGGAGGATACGCAGGGGTTTCGCGCGATCGCGGAACGGAGCGTGCTGCCGGACTACTCGAAGGATGGCGGAATCGCGGCGATTCGGTCGGGACTGACCGAGGACTGGGTGGCTGGACAGGCGGTGCAGGCCAGGCTATCGGAGGAGAGCGATGCGGAGCGGGTGGCGGCGCTTGGGCCGGCGGGTGTGACGTGGATCGTGCTTGGGCGTGGGGCGGTCACGGGCTTTGCGTGTCCGTTTGAAAATGGGCGGGCCAAGGTTTGCCGGGTTCCGGGTGCGGTCGAGAATCCCGAAGGCCCCACGCTTGCGACGATGAAACGTCGCGAAGATGGGGCATCTGATTTGCGACAGTGA
- a CDS encoding DUF3857 domain-containing protein: MEVRMTPHRALYLLFAALAVALLTLPARAQWTPPTPEELSMTSQPEVPGAPAVYLYREEVTDDDNHNYSIYARIKVLTERGKEYGTIELPYEAGGHAHIEVTEIVGRTIHPDGSIVPFTGKAFDKLIEKTKDNRFMAKVFSLPDIEVGSILEYRYRVRFEDNYFISPEWLIQSKLFTRKAHYQWRPTVHSLYTREKGQINSVQWFPLLPPGDAVKLQTYPPIGQQGPRSVITLDIASVPPIPDEEYLPPITFASYRVLFYYSEYNNNTEFWAKEGKNWSKEKDRFIGPGPAVKAAAQELAPASDPPIDRLRKLYASVMKLENTDFTREHTSSEEKADGNKEIRNTDDILTRKRGSGAQLTELFVALARAAGFKAYLSTVTSRDHRLFLQGFLSLSQLDSDLAIVQVDGKDLFFDPGERYMPFQHLAWTHTLVRGLRQTDKGADFVDSPGETFKFSHIQRLADVQLDAHGEASGSIRFIYSGDTALNWRQRALRGDQTSLNRQLSESCERLLGKGTEVKVVSVDKLTDYEEPLTVVFSVKGPIGSTAGHRLLISSDLFEGMQDPTFTAKDRKYGVYFHYPYFAQDVVRVHYPPSMTVESMPKPLNTQFQKMASYGMKVEQAPSYYTIRRDLAVGEVLFPKEQYGDLRTFYTGFEAQDREPVVLKAAPVSASNGGN, from the coding sequence ATGGAAGTTCGAATGACCCCGCACCGCGCCCTGTACCTCCTCTTCGCCGCACTCGCCGTCGCTCTTCTCACCCTCCCCGCTCGCGCGCAGTGGACGCCTCCCACACCAGAAGAACTCTCCATGACCTCCCAGCCTGAGGTTCCCGGAGCCCCTGCCGTCTACCTCTATCGCGAAGAGGTCACCGACGATGACAATCACAACTACAGCATCTACGCCCGCATCAAGGTCCTCACCGAGCGCGGCAAGGAGTACGGGACCATCGAACTGCCGTACGAAGCCGGAGGCCACGCCCACATCGAAGTCACCGAGATCGTCGGGCGAACCATCCATCCCGACGGAAGCATCGTCCCCTTCACCGGCAAGGCCTTCGACAAGCTCATCGAGAAGACCAAAGACAACCGCTTCATGGCCAAGGTCTTCAGCCTGCCCGACATCGAAGTCGGCAGCATCCTCGAGTACCGCTACCGCGTTCGCTTCGAGGATAACTACTTCATCTCGCCCGAATGGCTCATTCAGTCCAAGCTCTTTACCCGCAAGGCTCACTACCAATGGCGTCCCACGGTCCACTCTCTCTACACCCGGGAAAAGGGCCAGATCAACTCCGTCCAGTGGTTTCCGCTTCTCCCTCCCGGTGACGCCGTGAAGCTCCAGACATACCCGCCGATTGGCCAGCAGGGTCCCCGTAGCGTCATCACGCTTGATATTGCCAGCGTCCCACCCATCCCTGACGAAGAGTACCTCCCTCCCATCACCTTCGCCTCGTATCGTGTCCTCTTCTACTACAGCGAGTACAACAACAACACCGAGTTCTGGGCCAAGGAAGGCAAGAACTGGAGCAAAGAGAAGGACAGGTTCATCGGCCCCGGGCCTGCTGTCAAGGCTGCCGCCCAGGAGCTTGCCCCAGCCTCCGATCCGCCCATCGACCGCTTGCGTAAGCTCTACGCAAGCGTTATGAAGCTCGAGAACACCGACTTCACCCGCGAGCACACAAGCTCCGAAGAGAAGGCCGATGGCAACAAGGAAATCCGCAACACCGACGACATCCTGACCCGCAAACGCGGCTCTGGCGCCCAACTCACCGAGCTCTTCGTCGCTCTCGCCCGCGCCGCCGGCTTCAAAGCGTATCTCTCCACGGTCACCAGCCGCGATCATCGCCTCTTCCTTCAGGGATTCCTAAGCCTCAGCCAGCTCGACAGCGACCTTGCCATCGTCCAGGTCGATGGCAAGGACCTTTTCTTCGATCCCGGCGAGCGCTACATGCCCTTCCAGCACCTCGCCTGGACGCATACCCTTGTCCGCGGCCTCCGACAGACCGACAAGGGAGCGGACTTCGTCGACTCCCCTGGTGAAACATTCAAGTTCTCCCATATCCAGCGTCTCGCCGACGTCCAACTTGACGCCCACGGTGAGGCCTCCGGGTCCATCCGCTTCATCTACAGCGGAGACACCGCCCTCAACTGGCGGCAGCGCGCCCTGCGTGGGGACCAGACCAGCCTCAACCGCCAGCTCAGCGAATCCTGCGAACGTCTCCTCGGCAAGGGCACCGAGGTCAAGGTCGTCTCCGTCGACAAGCTCACCGACTACGAAGAGCCCCTCACCGTGGTCTTCTCGGTCAAAGGCCCCATCGGCTCCACGGCAGGGCACCGGCTCCTCATCTCCTCCGACCTCTTTGAAGGCATGCAAGACCCCACCTTCACTGCCAAGGATCGCAAGTACGGCGTCTATTTCCATTACCCCTACTTCGCCCAGGACGTTGTCCGCGTTCACTACCCACCAAGCATGACGGTCGAGTCGATGCCCAAGCCGCTCAACACGCAGTTCCAGAAGATGGCGTCTTACGGCATGAAAGTCGAGCAGGCGCCCTCGTACTACACCATCCGCCGCGACTTGGCTGTCGGCGAAGTGCTCTTTCCCAAAGAGCAGTACGGCGACCTCCGCACCTTCTACACCGGCTTCGAAGCCCAGGACCGCGAACCCGTCGTCCTCAAAGCCGCCCCCGTCTCAGCCTCGAACGGAGGAAATTGA